The Syntrophorhabdales bacterium genome includes the window AAATCTCCCCCTACCTATAAAGTCATGAATGGACTGGGGCCCGCACTCACCTGGAGAATAGCCATGGTTTGCAGGCTCTTTCTTTCAGAGAGACGGAGAGTGTACCGCGAAAAAGTTCGCGACAGGTTCCGTGTTTATGCGAAGAACAAACTGGACGAAGGGTTCGATGCAGTGATCCTGGCGCACACGCATATGTCCGATTTCGTGGAGTACGGCACGGACAAAACAAAGAAGGTTTACCTGAACACAGGGGGGCTGATCGAAGAGCTGACCTACGGACATTACACTACGTCCGATGGGTTTTCCATACGAACCTGCAAGCCTGCAGAAGGGTGAGCATGAGAGCGACTCCGTCCTAACCCAGCGGAACCGGGAACATCCTGATGGGGTGATGCGCACGTGGACTCCTATTCCTTGAGCTTTATTTTCAAGAAGAGCGTAACGGCTTTTCTTCTGCCACCGGGTATGTTTCTCCTTCTCTTACTGCCGGCTATTTTCCTGGTCCAAAAACGACTGCGCCTTTTTCTTTTAGGCCTTTTTCTCCTGATCTACGCACTTTCGATCGAGCCCACAAAAGAATTCCTTCTCCTGCCCCTTGAAGACCGGTACCCGGTCCCCACGTGGAGCGGGATGCAACACGCGGACGCGATCGTCGCTCTCGGTGGGGGCGCCAATGAGAACGCCCCCGGTATAGACGGGAAGGGAGCCCTCTACGGCGAGAGCCTGCAGCGCGTGGTAACCGCGTATAGGCTCCAGACGACCCTGAAAAAACCTCTGATCATCGCAGGGGGTACCCTCTACGGGCAAAGACCGGAAGCGGAAATTTCAAAAGAGGTGCTCCGGCGCCTGGGAGCCCAGGAGCAGCTTTTGGTGATTGAGACGAGAAGCAAGGACACAAACGAGAATGCGCTGTTTGTGCACGACATTTGTCGTAAAAACAACTGGCGTAAGATAGTGCTCGTGACCAGCGCGTTTCATATGAGAAGATCCATGATGCTCTTCGGCAGGTTTTTTGATGACATAGTGCCCTACCCTGCTGCTTACAAGAGCGCCCGCAGAAGCTACGACTACTGGAGCTTTCTCCCCGGGGCTTCCAATCTTGAAGATGTTGCAGACGCTATGAGAGAGTATCTGGGGATCACGTACTACAAGCTCACCTTGAGATCTTCGTAGCACGTGCTTACCTAAGTCGTGGCAGTCTCAGCCATAGTCACTCCGTCGCGGGAAGAGAAATTCTAAATCCTAATGTCGAAATTCTAAACAATATCAAATGATCAAAATTGGAAACGGAATACAACACCGTTACGGGCTTGAAATACTCGGCATATGAATTTGTTTAGGATTTAGAAATTCGGTATTCTGATTTGCACTATGCGGGCCGGAATCGGCTGTAGAGTACCTCTCCTATCTCCGAGCTGTTACGAAGCACCATAAGAAGCCTGTCGACTCCCACTGAGACGCCCGTAAAGGAATCATGTACGCGAGAAAGTCCTGCGAGGAATTCCGTGTCGATCGGTAGCAGTTCCCGTCCGAGGGCAGCCCTCTTCGTATTCTCCGCACGGAATCGTGACTCCTGCTCCTCCGCATCGAAAAGCTCAGTGTACCCGTTGGCTATTTCAAACCCTTTCATGTAAAGCTCAAACCGTTCGACCGTGTATGCATCCTTCCTTCTTGCCATGCTTGAAATGTTCAGGGGCCAGTCCTCAATAAAGTAGGGTGCATCCGCCTTGATGGCCGGCTCCACTTCCTGGATAAAAAGCTTGTAGAAAAGATCCTCCCATGCCTCATCCCCTTGCACATCAAAAATCTGCTTATCGCGCATAATCCCGAAAAGTGATTGCCGGTCAAGCACCAAAGGGTTTATTCCTGTCTTTTCAAGGCACAGGTCCGCCATGATATAATGATGCCAATTCCTCTTGAAGAAGCCTTCATCAGCCGCCCCACCGTATTCAGCTACTGACTTCAGCAGATGTTCCGTGAATAGCATTGCATCCCTGTACGTGCCGGGCATGTACCATTCAAGCATGGTAAATTCAGTATTATGAACCTTCTCCAGCTCCTCTACCCTGAAGACCTTACATATCTGAAATATTTTCTGAGGCCCTTCAGCAAGCAGTTTCTTCATGCCGATCTCAGGCGAGGTGTGCAGGAAAAATGGACCCCGGTCTGCCACATACACCCTGACCGGTTCTATGTGGGCATCCGGCGCTGGATGGTTCATGAGGTTGGCTGTCTCCACTTCGAGAAAGTCCTGCGCATAAAAAAAAGCACGTATAGCTTTCAGCACCTGATGTCGGGCTTTCAGAATTTCTGAGTCCATTGTGTCTCCAGCACAGAACTGATGTGCAGCAACGATCAAACACCTATTCTTAATACATTTGAACGATAAGTCTAGAACACGCATCAGTCTTTGTAAATCACATTTACGGGAGAGAAGCGGTGTGGATAAAACTGGATAACCCGGTGGCATCCTTTTCTCCGTTCTCTAGTACTTAAGACCAAATTATACCGATTGGAATTCAAGATGAATACCGTCGCCACCCGCGAATGAAGAGTTTGGTCAATCGCGGGTGCCCGGCTAAAGCAATTGGGTGGACGGAGGCGTACCTGTCGGTACGTCAAGGAGAGCCACACAGACTCACACGCCCACTTCCAGATTTCCCTTGTCGTCTTGGGAAATCTGGTTGGCGAGCACGGCGAGCGAGAAGGGGAGGCTCCGGCAGCTATGCTGACGGAGGGGGGCGACGCGAGCCCCAATTATTGATTTTTGGGGGGTAAGCAAGTATACTCTGCCCACGGAGAGATGACCGAGAGGCCGAAGGTGCTCGCCTGCTAAGCGAGTGTACGGGCTAAAACTCGTACCCAGGGTTCAAATCCCTGTCTCTCCGCCATGCTCACTCGTCAATCCCCACGTTACAAGTTATTTTCTCCTGCCTCAGGGATTTTTTCGTTTGATCGGCTATACGATGTAGTATAGACTATCGGGCCAGGCTTACTGAGCGCATCAACGAATGGAGGCTTGAGCCGTCCGGCTCCGCGTTCTTCCGATTTCCAGCAAAGCCGGTTTCGGGGCACCAACCTCAATAATATGTGTGCGGAGGAATCTCATGGCAGCAAAAATAAAATGGGTGGGTATTGATTTCGGACAGTGTCTCATGTCGCCCTCCTCGTTGCGCAATCCGCTGATTTTCAGCGAGATAGGAAAGCTCCTTGGGAAGCAGGAGATGATACCGGTTTGGATTCACCGGATGCGCAGGCTCAAGGAAAAGTACGGCAACTACAGCGCCATAAAAGAGGGCCACCGGGACGAGATCGAAAATTACGTGCTTGATGGCGATAAGGAGGCTCATCGTATATTCAGGATAAAAGAGCAGGAATTCCTGAGCCTGCCCCCTGGCGCCGGGGAGTTTCTGGAATGGTTGAATCAAAAAGGCATCAAACCGGACGTTGTTGCGGAACTGAAGAAGACACTTGGCGCCATGGGCGCTGACATCGTTACCGGATTCCTCCTCCATCAAAAGATAATGAGCCGCTTCAGGAACCTGGTTACGCCCCAGGGCAAGGTCAACCTCGCTACCGACGAGAGGGATCCCAAATACGCGGGTACATCCAAAGAAAACGGCACACTCTACGCGCTTCTCATTGAAGATCTCGCAAGAGAAGGACTCAAACCTGAGAATTGCGTGATGATCGGGGATAAACTAAGCACGGACATTATCCCGGCAAAGGAGCGCGGATTCACAACCATACAGTATACAGGCCACATCGACATGGGTCCGTGTGCGTCCAGCGACTATTATGCCAAGGACTTTTTTGAAGTCAAAGCTATCGTGGAAAAGCTGATCTGAGGGAGGGCCCAATGGCGGACAAAAAATATGTGGTCATGAAATGGAAAGATGGATGGCAGGAGGTTGTTGCCGTCCAGGGAGACGTCATTGATTTCAGCAAGTACTATGTTGTTGAGCGGCTTGAGCAGTACGGCAGGCTCGTCCTCAACAGGCCAAAGGGCGAGGTACCGGAACTCGTTGTCATCGGCCGGAACCCCAGGCAGATAGAAAAAGTGACCCTGGTGGACGCTGACCAGCGGACACTGACGCCAAAGGACACCTATCGCGAAGGAACGCGAATGGAGTACAATTACGACCTGGCGAAGGACGGGGATGTAGTTGCGGAACTGGCGGCAAAAGTGAAAGAGGTTCTTGCCGGACGGAGAACGAGTGCGCGCGACCTCCTCTCGAAGGGTGATGCGGACATCTTAGCGATTGCAAAAGAGATTCAGGTCGTCGGGACTGAAAGCCAAGCCGACCTGGTCAACTTCATGAAACTTCTGCTTGCACGGCTGTGAATGGTACTTCTTAAAATCAATCGGCGGACGCGTGCCTAGCTAACACATCTCATCGATTGATTTTCACGATGAGAAATATTATTATTACAATCCGGTATGCGTAAGCGGGCTGCCCAACACGAACGATACGTGGTAAAGGTCCTCGAAAAGGCATTGAAGATGCTGGACCTCTACTCGCGTCACGAGAACGCCTTCACGCTTGACGACCTCACGAAAAGAACTGGTCTCGATAAATCGACCGTCTACAGGATCGTGAGGACTATGGAGAAGAACGGTTATATCAGGTACGACCAGGAGGACGGGCTCTACAGGCTGGGGCTCCGTTTTCTAGAACTGGGTGCAGTGCTTTACAGCTCCACGTCCATCAGGAAGTCGGCTGCGCCCTATCTTGACGGAGTAGCCCGTTCGCTGAAGGCCACAATACTCGTGGGCGTGATCATAGACGAGCAGTTCTTCTATATCGACAAGAGGGAAGGCGACAGCATATTAAACATCCCTTCGTATCTTGGGGCCAAGATACAGCCGGAGGACAGCTTTCTCGGGCTGACCCTGCTCGCGTTCATGGAGCCCGCCGAAAGAGACAGAATCCTCAAACTGCAGCGTGCCAAGCACCGCCGCGATCATACCTCGCGCAGCCAGGCCGGACTGAAAACAAGACTCGAAGACGCGGCTCGCAAAGGCTATTTCCTCGAGCGAGGCGAGTTCTTCGAAGGAGTGGCAGAGATCGGGGTGCCGATCAGGGGGGCTGCGAGGAATACCGTCGCCGCTCTCGGTGCCTGTGTGCAGGACTTCCGCGTGTCGGACAAAGGCCTTGTGAGCATTGTGCAAGAACTGACACACACGGCAACCCTTATTTCAAAAGAACTCGGATACCAGGGCAAATAATTCGTTAGCACCACTAATCGGAGAAAGGCCTATTCTCTGCATGGCGGCGCCCGCCGAAATCAGTCTCGTACGATGCGACGTACATTAAAAAATGCATCAAAAAATGTCTTGACAAGCCTCGATCCATTTGTTAGCATACAACATAGAATGTCACATTGTAACATATTGGGCGTCGTCGCCAATCGAACAACATTCGAAACAACGCATGGCTCTCTCGGTTGGCGCGTAAATGGGTGGAAGGTAATTTAGAAGAGCGTCCTGCCTGATTGATCCGGCGCAATACGAAGGATTAAATGAAAGGAGTATACCATGTATTATTATCGGCGATTGCCCCCTTTTGAGTATGTCGCTCCTAAAAGTATGGAAGAGGCTGCATCATTTCTTGGGAATCACCATGCCGATACCCGCGTTTCAGCGGGCGGCACCATGGTGATCCATCGTATGAAGGAACGCATCGGTGTCAGGAAGTATCTCATGAGTCTCAAAGAAATCCCCGGTCTCGACGATATAAAAACGGGGTCTGCCCAGCTGAGACTCGGAGCTATGGCGCTGCTCCAGGCAGTCGCCAAAACGACCTCGGTCAAGAAAGGATGCGGGATGCTGGCCCTGGCCTGTGCAAAGCTCGGCACGCCACAGATCCGCGCAATGGGCACGCTCGGCGGTAACCTGGCCTCTCACCTTGCAACCGCTGAAACAGTGCCGGTTCTCATAGCGCTGGATGGACAGGCGGTACTGGTCAATGCCGCGGGGAACCGCATGGTGCCCGTGGAAAATCTCTACAACGAGATCAAGGAAGGCGAATTTCTTTCAGAAATCCTGGTGCCGATTGTCAAAGGCCAGACATGGGGATACGAGAAGTTTGCGGTACGGGAGAGGTTTGATTACGCCACGGTTTCTGCGGCTGTCACTATAGTGATGACGGGTAACGTCTGTAAAGACGTGCGCATTGGTCTAGGGGGTGT containing:
- a CDS encoding YdcF family protein, whose protein sequence is MDSYSLSFIFKKSVTAFLLPPGMFLLLLLPAIFLVQKRLRLFLLGLFLLIYALSIEPTKEFLLLPLEDRYPVPTWSGMQHADAIVALGGGANENAPGIDGKGALYGESLQRVVTAYRLQTTLKKPLIIAGGTLYGQRPEAEISKEVLRRLGAQEQLLVIETRSKDTNENALFVHDICRKNNWRKIVLVTSAFHMRRSMMLFGRFFDDIVPYPAAYKSARRSYDYWSFLPGASNLEDVADAMREYLGITYYKLTLRSS
- the epmA gene encoding EF-P lysine aminoacylase EpmA, which codes for MDSEILKARHQVLKAIRAFFYAQDFLEVETANLMNHPAPDAHIEPVRVYVADRGPFFLHTSPEIGMKKLLAEGPQKIFQICKVFRVEELEKVHNTEFTMLEWYMPGTYRDAMLFTEHLLKSVAEYGGAADEGFFKRNWHHYIMADLCLEKTGINPLVLDRQSLFGIMRDKQIFDVQGDEAWEDLFYKLFIQEVEPAIKADAPYFIEDWPLNISSMARRKDAYTVERFELYMKGFEIANGYTELFDAEEQESRFRAENTKRAALGRELLPIDTEFLAGLSRVHDSFTGVSVGVDRLLMVLRNSSEIGEVLYSRFRPA
- a CDS encoding HAD hydrolase-like protein, coding for MAAKIKWVGIDFGQCLMSPSSLRNPLIFSEIGKLLGKQEMIPVWIHRMRRLKEKYGNYSAIKEGHRDEIENYVLDGDKEAHRIFRIKEQEFLSLPPGAGEFLEWLNQKGIKPDVVAELKKTLGAMGADIVTGFLLHQKIMSRFRNLVTPQGKVNLATDERDPKYAGTSKENGTLYALLIEDLAREGLKPENCVMIGDKLSTDIIPAKERGFTTIQYTGHIDMGPCASSDYYAKDFFEVKAIVEKLI
- a CDS encoding IclR family transcriptional regulator, which gives rise to MRKRAAQHERYVVKVLEKALKMLDLYSRHENAFTLDDLTKRTGLDKSTVYRIVRTMEKNGYIRYDQEDGLYRLGLRFLELGAVLYSSTSIRKSAAPYLDGVARSLKATILVGVIIDEQFFYIDKREGDSILNIPSYLGAKIQPEDSFLGLTLLAFMEPAERDRILKLQRAKHRRDHTSRSQAGLKTRLEDAARKGYFLERGEFFEGVAEIGVPIRGAARNTVAALGACVQDFRVSDKGLVSIVQELTHTATLISKELGYQGK
- a CDS encoding FAD binding domain-containing protein; protein product: MYYYRRLPPFEYVAPKSMEEAASFLGNHHADTRVSAGGTMVIHRMKERIGVRKYLMSLKEIPGLDDIKTGSAQLRLGAMALLQAVAKTTSVKKGCGMLALACAKLGTPQIRAMGTLGGNLASHLATAETVPVLIALDGQAVLVNAAGNRMVPVENLYNEIKEGEFLSEILVPIVKGQTWGYEKFAVRERFDYATVSAAVTIVMTGNVCKDVRIGLGGVTLPTRRAGTAEDLLKGRAVTDKLIGEAASAAAEGARTGGDIYFSAEYKKELVGVMVKRALTKASAKRRTV